The genomic DNA CGGTGGTTTGATAGGCGCAAAGCTCACCAATGTATCCGGAAGCTCAAATTACTTTATGGACGGAGTAATCACTTACAGCAACCAGTCCAAGATGGAATTTTTGAAGATCCCCAGGGAGATCATTGAAAAATATGGCGCAGTCTCCGAAGAAGTAGCAATTCTTATGGCTGAAGGGATCAGGAAAGTCTCCAACACGGATTACGGTGTCTCCGCAACCGGGATTGCCGGACCCACTGGAGGAACAGAGGAGAAACCTGTGGGCTTAGTCTATATCGGGTTTGCACATGAAAATGATTCGTATGCCCGGAAATTTATTTTCGGAGGAGACCGGCAGGCGATAAGGGAAAGAACTGCCCAGGCGGCATTGAATCTGGTGAGGCTTTTTATGTTGAAATAATAACCGGAGTATAAAGCTTTAGCTTTATCAAAGGTAAACCTAAAGGTTTACACTCCAAGATTGATTATAATGCGCACCTTTATTGCAGTTGAGCTGAAAGAAGAATTGAAGAAAAAAATCGAAGAGGTTCAGACCCCTCTGAAGAAATTAGGGGCAGATGTCTCCTGGGTCAAGCCGGGGAATGTGCATGCCACTTTGAAATTCTTGGGAGAGGTGCCTGAAGATAAAATCGAAAGGGTTTTTGAAGGGACTAAAAAAGCTTTAGAAGGAATAAAAGGCTTTAAACTGAGCCTGAAGGATTTGGGTTGCTTTCCCAATATGAAAAGACCAAGGGTGGTCTGGATAGGAGTTGAAAAAGGGAAAGAGGAATTAGCCCTTATGGTTAAAAAAATTGAGCAGGAGATGGAAAATATTGGGTATCCCAAAGAAAATAGAGAGTTTTCTCCGCACCTGACCATTGGCAGGGTCAAGTCTCCTAAAAATATCGAAAGATTAGCTGAACAGATAAAAACCACGAATTTTCAAACAGAGGAAATCGAGATCAAAGAGGTAGTGGTGATGAGGTCCCAGCTTAATCCGGCCGGGGCTATCTACACTCCCCTTAAGAAAATAGCTCT from Candidatus Zixiibacteriota bacterium includes the following:
- the thpR gene encoding RNA 2',3'-cyclic phosphodiesterase, with the protein product MRTFIAVELKEELKKKIEEVQTPLKKLGADVSWVKPGNVHATLKFLGEVPEDKIERVFEGTKKALEGIKGFKLSLKDLGCFPNMKRPRVVWIGVEKGKEELALMVKKIEQEMENIGYPKENREFSPHLTIGRVKSPKNIERLAEQIKTTNFQTEEIEIKEVVVMRSQLNPAGAIYTPLKKIALLT